In a single window of the Pseudochaenichthys georgianus chromosome 16, fPseGeo1.2, whole genome shotgun sequence genome:
- the rbp5 gene encoding retinol-binding protein 5, with amino-acid sequence MSKPDYSGTFNMVEQTNMDSYLGALDINFALRKIVCLLSPRKEITHDPASGDMRIRTLTTFKNFNMEFTIGKEFTEDLGPVDGRTCQTTVSWEGDNLLCVQKGEKEGRGWTHWLEGDKLHLEMRVAGITAKQVFKKA; translated from the exons ATGTCTAAACCTGATTACTCCGGAACGTTTAATATGGTGGAGCAGACTAATATGGACTCCTACCTCGGAGCATTAG ATATTAATTTCGCCCTGAGGAAGATAGTGTGCCTGTTGAGTCCCCGCAAAGAGATCACCCACGACCCGGCCAGCGGGGACATGAGGATCCGGACCCTCACCACCTTCAAGAACTTCAACATGGAATTCACCATCGGGAAAGAGTTCACTGAAGACCTGGGACCAGTGGACGGCCGTACCTgtcag ACTACCGTGAGCTGGGAGGGAGACAACCTGCTCTGTGtacagaaaggagagaaagaaggacGAGGATGGACACACTGGCTGGAGGGGGACAAGCTGCATTTG GAGATGAGAGTCGCAGGCATCACTGCCAAACAAGTCTTCAAGAAGGCTTAA